Proteins encoded by one window of Candidatus Odinarchaeum yellowstonii:
- the amrB gene encoding AmmeMemoRadiSam system protein B encodes MNIRRPAAIGFYPSSKSELIKIIEKSFLHKFGPGKLPGKKIEETTERIIGGISPHAGYIYSGPVAAHLYYELSKIAPRRVIILGPSHFGYPGVAVMGEGAWETPLGLVEIDHILAEKIRVGVGKDESGRSYIINDEWPHLNEHSLEVQLPFLQYIYGESFKIVPIVCGGVSLDKCLVIGNKLAEIIDLSDTLIVASTDMTHYGNMFYGFAPVGEHDINKILRWMNTTDGGIAESIRILDAADVYNKAVKTTMCGYIPVTILTSLAKSLAVKNVRILKYATSYDVQGSRDAIVGYLSMVFSL; translated from the coding sequence ATGAATATTAGAAGGCCCGCAGCTATAGGTTTCTACCCTTCTAGTAAATCTGAGTTAATTAAAATTATAGAGAAATCATTTCTTCACAAGTTCGGTCCAGGTAAGCTACCTGGTAAAAAAATAGAGGAGACCACCGAGCGGATAATCGGCGGTATATCCCCGCATGCTGGTTATATTTACTCAGGCCCTGTAGCCGCCCACCTCTACTATGAGCTGTCTAAAATAGCGCCTAGAAGAGTAATAATTCTAGGTCCAAGCCACTTCGGTTATCCGGGGGTTGCAGTAATGGGTGAGGGGGCCTGGGAGACCCCGCTCGGCTTAGTTGAAATCGATCATATATTGGCTGAAAAAATAAGAGTTGGAGTAGGGAAGGATGAAAGCGGGCGCAGTTATATTATCAACGATGAATGGCCTCACTTAAACGAGCATAGTTTGGAAGTTCAGCTCCCCTTTTTACAGTATATTTACGGTGAAAGTTTTAAGATAGTCCCTATAGTTTGCGGTGGTGTATCTTTAGATAAATGTCTAGTTATAGGCAACAAACTAGCTGAGATTATTGATTTAAGCGACACTTTGATCGTAGCTAGCACTGATATGACGCATTACGGTAATATGTTTTATGGGTTCGCCCCTGTAGGCGAGCACGATATAAATAAAATTCTTCGGTGGATGAACACTACAGACGGAGGGATTGCGGAGTCTATTAGAATATTGGACGCCGCTGATGTATATAATAAAGCTGTTAAAACTACGATGTGCGGGTATATCCCGGTGACAATTTTAACAAGCTTAGCCAAGTCACTAGCTGTTAAAAATGTTCGTATTTTAAAATACGCTACAAGTTATGATGTTCAAGGTTCAAGGGATGCTATAGTCGGCTATTTAAGCATGGTT
- the thrC gene encoding threonine synthase has translation MAERVVWLECINCGKTYPSETVIYRCSSCGGLLDIILDYDAIKETISWAKFKERPLCVWRYFELLPVSHELKVSLFEGGTPLYPVKRLGKLIGLDHLYVKFEGANPTGSFKDRGMTVGVTKVVELGIKSVGCASTGNTSASLAAYAAKAGLTCFVLLPAGKVAMGKLSQAMLHGAQVIALKGNFDQALSIVEQICNEEKIYLLNSLNPWRLEGQKTTAYEIVDQLGFVPDRIVLPVGNCGNISAIWKGFKELERVSLTESLPKMTGIQAEGASPIVNMIKRNLKLIQFTDKPETIATAIRIGRPVNWPKAVKAIRESNGTAESVADSEIIAMQKALAKLEGIGVEPASAASLAGVKKLLETGVIDRDETIVCITTGHMLKDPQEAIEIAEPVSEFEPDIIKVKNFIESKLAEALKPAIS, from the coding sequence TTGGCTGAGAGAGTTGTATGGTTGGAGTGTATAAACTGCGGTAAAACTTATCCCAGCGAGACCGTAATATATAGGTGTTCTTCATGTGGCGGTCTTCTCGATATAATACTCGACTATGATGCTATCAAAGAGACTATTAGCTGGGCTAAATTTAAGGAAAGACCGTTATGTGTTTGGCGTTACTTCGAGTTGCTCCCTGTGAGCCATGAGTTAAAAGTCTCTTTATTCGAGGGTGGAACCCCACTTTACCCTGTGAAGCGTCTGGGTAAATTAATTGGGTTAGATCATTTATACGTTAAGTTTGAGGGCGCTAACCCTACAGGTAGCTTTAAAGATAGAGGAATGACTGTAGGGGTTACTAAAGTTGTGGAGTTAGGTATCAAATCAGTAGGCTGCGCATCCACCGGTAACACCTCAGCTTCATTAGCTGCTTACGCTGCTAAAGCCGGCTTAACATGCTTCGTTCTACTACCAGCAGGAAAGGTTGCTATGGGTAAACTCTCACAGGCAATGCTTCACGGCGCTCAAGTAATCGCGTTAAAAGGTAATTTCGACCAAGCTTTATCTATTGTAGAACAGATATGTAATGAAGAGAAAATCTATCTTCTAAATTCTTTAAACCCGTGGAGGCTTGAAGGCCAGAAGACGACAGCCTACGAGATAGTCGATCAGCTAGGTTTCGTCCCCGACCGCATTGTTTTACCTGTCGGTAACTGCGGTAATATCTCCGCGATATGGAAGGGTTTCAAAGAGCTTGAAAGAGTTTCTTTAACAGAATCTCTTCCTAAGATGACTGGTATACAAGCGGAGGGTGCTTCGCCTATAGTTAATATGATAAAGAGGAATCTGAAACTGATACAATTCACCGATAAACCTGAGACTATTGCAACAGCTATTCGAATAGGTAGACCTGTAAACTGGCCTAAAGCTGTTAAAGCTATAAGAGAGTCGAATGGAACCGCTGAAAGCGTAGCTGACAGTGAAATTATAGCGATGCAGAAAGCGTTAGCTAAATTAGAGGGTATAGGAGTTGAACCTGCAAGCGCAGCTTCACTAGCCGGAGTTAAAAAATTACTTGAAACAGGAGTAATAGACAGGGATGAAACAATCGTCTGTATCACCACAGGTCATATGCTTAAAGATCCTCAGGAAGCTATTGAAATAGCCGAGCCGGTGAGTGAATTCGAACCTGATATAATTAAAGTTAAAAATTTTATAGAGAGTAAACTAGCTGAAGCTCTTAAACCAGCCATCTCCTAA